One region of Anoplopoma fimbria isolate UVic2021 breed Golden Eagle Sablefish chromosome 10, Afim_UVic_2022, whole genome shotgun sequence genomic DNA includes:
- the fabp3 gene encoding fatty acid-binding protein, heart, with protein MVDAFVGKWELKESVKFDDYMKKLGVGFATRQVGNMTKPTTIISKEGDVVTLKTQSSIKNTELSFKLDEEFDETTADDRKVKSLVKIEGGKLVHVQKWDGKETSLVRSIEGNNLTLTLTMDDVVSTRHYVKAEA; from the exons ATGGTTGACGCTTTCGTTGGCAAATGGGAACTCAAGGAGAGCGTGAAGTTTGATGACTACATGAAGAAGCTGG GTGTGGGCTTTGCTACGCGTCAGGTGGGAAACATGACCAAGCCCACAACCATCATCTCAAAGGAAGGCGACGTGGTGACGTTGAAGACCCAGAGCAGCATCAAGAACACAGAGCTCTCCTTCAAGCTGGATGAGGAGTTCGACGAGACCACCGCCGACGACAGGAAAGTTAAG TCCCTTGTAAAAATAGAGGGTGGGAAGTTGGTGCACGTACAGAAGTGGGACGGAAAAGAGACCAGTCTGGTCAGGTCCATCGAAGGCAACAACCTCACACTG ACACTCACAATGGATGATGTCGTTTCCACACGTCACTACGTCAAGGCAGAGGCCTGA
- the zcchc17 gene encoding nucleolar protein of 40 kDa, protein MSASRVENASEVVDMGEQVWIKVIGREMRDDKVKLSFSMKAVNQGTGQDLDPNNVMGEQDARRRKQFRDHTGNRITLEAVLNTTCSKCGCKGHFTKDCFSAPGLQYALLPEEDDAEPRQQQQQTSSVAPQQEPGKKKKKKKEKKMKKKRERKESQDGGGGSSSSDEWDCLHYTRPSFLHVNC, encoded by the exons ATGTCAGCCTCACGCGTTGAGAATGCCTCAGAAGTTGTGGATATGGGGGAACAGGTGTGGATTAAAGTCATTGGAAGAGag ATGCGGGATGATAAGGTCAAGTTGTCCTTTTCAATGAAAGCTGTCAATCAGGGAACCGGGCAGGACTTGGACCCGAACAATGTCATGGGAGA GCAGGATGCAAGGCGACGTAAGCAATTTAGAGATCACACAGGCAACAGGATCACACTGGAAGCTGTTCTCAACACAACATGCTCCAAGTGCGGCTGCAAGG GTCACTTTACAAAGGACTGTTTCTCTGCTCCGGGCTTGCAGTACGCTCTGTTACCTGAGGAGGACGATGCAGAGCCAcggcagcaacaacagcagacCTCATCAGTTGCACCACAGCAGGAGCCaggcaaaaagaagaagaaaaagaag gagaagaaaatgaagaagaagagagagaggaaggagtcACAGGACGGTGgtggcggcagcagcagcagtgacgaAT GGGACTGCTTGCATTACACACGACCCTCCTTCCTGCATGTCAACTGTTAA
- the dclk3 gene encoding LOW QUALITY PROTEIN: serine/threonine-protein kinase DCLK3 (The sequence of the model RefSeq protein was modified relative to this genomic sequence to represent the inferred CDS: inserted 1 base in 1 codon), whose product MAPPPVPLLKRAGGAPQPIHPHPTRQIQRSHFPPPPPPPPHLPLFHTRHAEESAERPHLVTIIRPCGQSTLRKVTVLLNRRGVVSFEQLLLDISEALGFPRWHRARVTRLYTTHAREVKGVCDFFRGEVAFLALGKARPELSDVQEALEELFPELTHYRADALQAWEKRLRPAPDKAAKADSGYSEGTDTSKTQTNQETHQDTNTHVKNHANTQTSTQPPHYVDTHQPENYNSDVRRCHKKNSCRKPAQLPNHLQRLHVRGGVREPQPSVIGPFKHEESLREADIPSPTLCEDCLERRVKHQGPERLNLLSGRIPLPPVSRKQKGSSYTEQEVRKLYVQISPPPPQPISRDEEKSVAQFISNPLPNVGEIHKDIQQRTTFDLPSDGSDVTLADIEHFYEIGRVVGDGNFAVVRECCRRDNGQTLAMKIIERSKLIGREHMMQNELSLLGSLCHPRIVRLFAHHHTHTHSYLVMELVSXGDLFEAISERGKFPEAESGLMVSDVSEALNYIHCKSIVHRDLKPENLLIEHVAAGLCRLKLGDFGLAMVVTEPVFTICGTPTYVAPEILCETGYGVAVDVWALGIILYILLCGFPPFRSRDRDQEELFQLIKHGQLHFLSPYWDPISEEARGLVRALLQPDPTVRLTAEQTLLHPWVKAMASICRQRVLMDKTQCDTADTGAEPDKTRLVQRLAQTNAAKAVPEETPRQTSSEVEVTQKEFSRRDERRTKMNTERGQDEDDPPRQHSEEKTSEATPGQQKPESTSIDSGSPSREPSRPETQDPGLTDPSVELNQLGVPQAQTQRTPMGRSTQYHPSSDQAALSSHPLHQQNFISPLHSPTTADAHNHKAQNREPNVHTTATHPPTQSPPHCQSPV is encoded by the exons ATGGCAC CTCCTCCAGTCCCGTTATTAAAGCGTGCTGGCGGGGCTCCCCAGCCCATTCACCCCCACCCTACACGACAGATCCAAAGATCccacttccctcctcctcctcctcctcctcctcacctccctctcttccACACCCGCCATGCAGAAGAAAGCGCAGAGAGGCCTCATCTGGTCACCATCATCCGGCCGTGTGGTCAAAGTACACTACGCAAG GTAACAGTCCTGTTGAACCGTAGAGGTGTGGTGTCCTTCGAGCAGCTGCTATTGGATATCTCTGAGGCGTTGGGGTTTCCTCGCTGGCACAGAGCCAGAGTCACACGCTTGTACACGACTCATGCACGAGAG GTGAAAGGTGTATGTGATTTCTTTCGAGGCGAGGTGGCCTTCCTAGCGCTGGGGAAGGCTCGTCCAGAGCTGAGCGATGTGCAGGAGGCTCTGGAGGAGCTGTTTCCAGAACTTACCCATTACCGGGCCGACGCGCTACAGGCCTGGGAGAAAAGACTTCGTCCAGCGCCAGATAAAGCAGCTAAGGCCGACAGTGGATACAGTGAGGGGACAGACACTAGCAAGACACAAACCAACCAAGAGACTCACCaggacacaaatacacatgtCAAAAATCATGCTAATACTCAGACAAGTACTCAGCCGCCTCACTATGTAGACACACACCAGCCTGAAAATTACAACTCAGATGTACGTAGGTGTCATAAAAAGAATTCATGCAGAAAACCTGCTCAACTGCCGAACCACCTGCAGAGGCTGCATGTAAGGGGCGGGGTCAGAGAGCCACAGCCTTCTGTCATTGGTCCATTTAAACATGAGGAGAGTCTTAGAGAAGCAGACATACCTTCTCCTACACTGTGTGAAGACTGCTTAGAAAGGAGAGTTAAACATCAGGGTCCAGAGCGGCTCAATCTGCTGTCAGGGAGGATCCCACTTCCTCCTGTGTCGAGGAAGCAAAAAGGAAGTTCATAcacagaacaggaagtgagaaaaTTGTACGTTCAAATCAGCCCACCACCtcctcagccaatcagcagagatgaggagaagaGTGTCGCCcaattcatttcaaatccactTCCGAACGTGGGGGAAATACACAAGGACATTCAGCAGAGgacgacctttgacctcccctCAGATGGCAGTGATGTCACCCTGGCAGATATCGAGCATTTCTATGAAATAGGACGCGTGGTTGGAGACGGCAACTTTGCGGTGGTGCGAGAGTGTTGCCGTCGTGACAACGGACAAACCCTCGCCATGAAGATTATCGAACGCTCCAAGCTGATTGGTCGGGAGCACATGATGCAGAACGAGCTGAGCCTTCTGGGTAGCCTCTGTCACCCACGCATAGTGCGTCTGTTTGcgcaccaccacacacacactcactcctaCCTGGTGATGGAGCTGGTGA GGGGGGATCTGTTTGAGGCCATCAGTGAGAGGGGGAAGTTTCCAGAGGCAGAGTCAGGACTGATGGTGTCAGATGTGAGCGAAGCGCTTAACTACATCCACTGCAAAAGCATCGTACACCGAGACCTGAAACCAGAAAACCTACTG ATAGAGCATGTGGCAGCTGGCCTCTGTAGGCTGAAGTTGGGAGACTTTGGTCTTGCCATGGTTGTGACTGAACCAGTCTTCACCATATGTGGCACACCCACGTATGTAGCCCCAGAGATTCTCTGTGAGACAG GTTATGGTGTTGCGGTTGACGTTTGGGCTCTGGGTATTATTCTCTATATCCTGCTCTGTGGATTTCCCCCATTTCGCAGTCGGGATCGAGACCAGGAAGAGCTGTTCCAGCTAataaaacatggacaactccaCTTCTTGTCCCCCTACTGGGATCCCATCTCAGAAG aAGCCAGAGGCCTTGTCAGAGCTCTGCTTCAGCCTGATCCCACAGTGAGGCTGACAGCGGAGCAGACCTTGTTGCATCCCTGGGTGAAGGCTATGGCTTCAATTTGCAGGCAGAGGGTGCTCATGGACAAAACCCAGTGTGACACAGCAGATACTGGAGCAGAACCAGACAAGACCAGACTAGTCCAGAGACTTGCCCAGACCAATGCAGCCAAAGCAGTGCCAGAGGAAACACCAAGACAAACCAGCAGCGAGGTAGAGGTCACGCAGAAGGAGTTCAGTAGGCGTGATGAGAGACGAACTAAGATGAACACAGAAAGAGGACAAGATGAAGATGATCCACCACGACAACATTCAGAAGAGAAAA CTTCAGAGGCCACACCTGGTCAACAGAAACCAGAGTCCACCTCTATAGACTCTGGCTCACCCAGCAGGGAGCCCAGCAGGCCAGAAACACAGGATCCAGGTCTCACAGACCCAAGTGTTGAACTCAACCAGCTCGGTGTCCCCCAAGCCCAAA CGCAAAGAACCCCAATGGGTCGCTCAACGCAATATCACCCATCCTCCGACCAAGCAGCTCTTTCATCTCACCCTCTCCATCAGCAAAACTTCATATCTCCTCTTCACAGCCCTACCACAGCCGACGCCCACAACCACAAAGCCCAAAACCGGGAGCCGAACGTTCACACCACCGCCACCCATCCACCCACTCAGTCTCCACCTCACTGTCAATCTCCTGTTTAG